The Wolbachia endosymbiont of Ctenocephalides felis wCfeT genomic interval GGAGTTAGATGCGAGAAGTCTACAGCATATATGAAAAATATTGGATTTAATCACGTTTACCACCTAAAAGGCGGTATTCTTGCTTATCTTGAAAAGACTAATAACAAAAATGACAATTGGACAGGAGAGTGCTTTGTTTTTGATGATAGAGTCGCTGTTGATAATTCTCTTATTCCAAGTGACAGGATAAAATGTATATTTTGCTCAAGTCAGGTCTCAACAGACGATCTAAAATCAGTCCCACGCGGTCAAGTGATTTGCTCTAACTGCAAAACAAAAAATAACTAGTATAGGAAAATTAATGCTTTTTTAATTTTAATGGTTTATATTCTAAATTCTGTGAAAATATTTATAATAAGGGAGATAGTCTTTTAATGTTAATGAAATCTTCTAAAAACAACAATGATAAAAATAAGCAATTCCTTATGCAAATTGCCGGTTGGTTGGTAGATAATACATCTCTAACTTTTGATCAAATAGCACAGTGCTGTAGATTAACCCTCGAGGAAGTTCAAGGTATAGCTGATGGGGAAATAGAGGTTGAGAACTACAACCCTGTTCCTGGGATAATGAGTGACGACGATATTGATAATTGTCACAATAACCCTAATAAGGTACCAAGTTTAATTGTAAAAAACATAAAAAAAAGGAGCAAGGTAATTGGCAATGCTCTCGGTCTCGTTTCCATGGCAAGACGTAGAGATAAGCCTGATGCTATTTACTATTTAATAAAAAAATTTCCTAGCCTGGATAACAATGTTATAGCTAAATTGATTAGCACAACAAATTATACAGTGGAGCAAGTGAGAAATGGAACTCACCATAATATGCAAAACATAAAACCTCAAGATCCAGTGCTTTTACGTTTATGTAGCCAAGAAAGTCTAGACA includes:
- a CDS encoding cell cycle transcriptional regulator TrcR encodes the protein MLMKSSKNNNDKNKQFLMQIAGWLVDNTSLTFDQIAQCCRLTLEEVQGIADGEIEVENYNPVPGIMSDDDIDNCHNNPNKVPSLIVKNIKKRSKVIGNALGLVSMARRRDKPDAIYYLIKKFPSLDNNVIAKLISTTNYTVEQVRNGTHHNMQNIKPQDPVLLRLCSQESLDTEVEKAKVEEEKQERLRNIKDSY